The following are encoded in a window of Vigna unguiculata cultivar IT97K-499-35 chromosome 8, ASM411807v1, whole genome shotgun sequence genomic DNA:
- the LOC114194496 gene encoding ras-related protein RABA5e-like: MAENGDGAEEYLFKVVLIGDSAVGKSNLLSRFARNEFDSNSKATIGVEFQTQVVEIDGKEVKAQIWDTAGQERFRAVTSAYYRGAVGALVVYDISRRGTFDSIKRWLEELTTQNDSTVARMLVGNKCDLENIREVSTEEGKNLAEEEGLFFMETSALDSTNVQTAFEIVIREIYNNISRKTLNSDSYKAELSVNRVSLVNGAGSKQGLSCCSR, from the exons ATGGCGGAGAACGGCGACGGCGCCGAGGAGTACCTCTTCAAGGTGGTGCTAATTGGGGACTCCGCGGTCGGCAAGTCCAACCTACTGTCGCGGTTCGCGCGGAACGAGTTCGACAGCAACTCCAAGGCCACGATTGGAGTGGAGTTCCAGACGCAGGTGGTTGAGATCGACGGCAAGGAGGTCAAGGCGCAGATCTGGGACACTGCAGGCCAGGAGCGCTTCCGAGCTGTCACTTCTGCTTACTACAGAGGCGCCGTTGGAGCGCTTGTCGTCTACGATATCAGCAGGAGAGGCACCTTTGACAGCATCAAGCGCTGGCTCGAAGAGCTCACTA CTCAAAATGACAGCACAGTAGCAAGAATGTTGGTGGGAAATAAATGCGACTTGGAGAATATTAGAGAGGTGAGCACAGAAGAGGGCAAAAACCTTGCAGAAGAAGAGGGCCTGTTCTTTATGGAGACATCTGCACTGGATTCTACGAATGTCCAAACAGCCTTCGAGATTGTTATCCgtgaaatttacaacaatatcaGCCGTAAAACATTGAACTCTGATTCTTACAAGGCTGAGTTGTCTGTGAATCGAGTAAGCTTGGTTAATGGTGCAGGATCAAAGCAAGGTCTTTCTTGTTGTTCTCGATGA